The Pristiophorus japonicus isolate sPriJap1 unplaced genomic scaffold, sPriJap1.hap1 HAP1_SCAFFOLD_468, whole genome shotgun sequence genome contains the following window.
cgtcatcaacggacgagagtgctcggatgctgtcccagttccagcggatttttcccagccagcttctgccgaacagcgtggggctatctcctggtgcaatccatagtgagagttcgtgcactgttccatcataggagacttttactgctgccctgccaattacagggatcagctctttagtgtaagttcttacctTGGGATGAATGGAGCTaatcttgggcctgtgtgccttgttgcaccacagcctgtcaaaggcctttttgctcatgatagactgactcgcacccgtgtccagttccatggatactggaattccatccagtttgacttttagcatgatcggtggccatttcgtggtgaaggtgtgtacccagtacacttctgcctcctcagttctagtctctagttcagcctgatccaccattgatctgttctcctctgcaacatggtggttttcagggtttgcagctcatctgcacattcgctggaggtgtcccattgttccacagcctttgcacacatagtgtttgaagcggcattgatgggctcgatgatcaccatcACAGCAAcatcaaggtgttaactgccttgcattaatgattgatggcagactctgggtcatctgcggacgtacagctgcaggcgtgtacattctgccatatccatttctgcctgaaaaggacattactttgtgtacagtacttgccaaaacctctttatgctgcgaaattcgtttagtgttatcgttggtggccataaatgcctgggctatcgttatggctttgctcagatttggtgtttcaacagtcaacagtttgcgaaggataaccttatggccaatgccaagcacaaaagtctctaagcatttgctcaaggaatccatcgaattccaatgtcctgcaaggcgccttagttcggcgatgtagcttgccacttcctggccttcagaccactgacacatgtagaattgataccttgccatcagaacgctttccttcggatttaggtgcgttctgaccagcgtacacagttcttcataggatttggttgttggtttcaccggagcgagaagattcttcatgaggccataggttgttgccccgcagacggtgaggaggatcgcccctcgtttggcagtgttctcatctgcTTCTAGCTCATTGACTACAGAGTAtttgtcgagtcactccatgaaggcctctcaatcatccccttctgagaatttctccacgaGACCAACAGTGTTCCGTGGTTGTTCGCGTGGTTGttaattatctcgtcgccaattgttatgctcataataaagtaatgcaactgagtactgtagacatagaaacatagaaaataggtgcaggagtaggccattcggcccttcgagcctgcacaaccattcaataagatcatggctgatcattccttcagtacccctttcctgctttctctccataccccttgatccctttagctgtaagggccatatctaactccctcttgaatatatccagtgaactgacatcaacaactctctgcggtcgggaattccacaagttaacaactctctgggcgaagaagtttctcctcatatcagtcctaaatggcatgccccttatcctaagtctgtgtcccctggttctggacttccggaacattcttcccgcatctaagctgtccagtcccatcagaatcttacatgtttctatgagatcccctcatccttctaaactccagtgtataaaggcccagttgatccagtctctcctcatatgtcagtccaaccatccctggaaccagtctggtgaaccttcgctgcactccctcaatagcaagaacgtccttcctcaaattaggactgaacacaatattccaggtggagcctcatcaaggcactgtacaactgcagtaagacttccctgctcctatactaaaatccccttgctatgacggccaacataccatttgccttcttcaccgcctgctgtagctgcatgccaactttcactgactgatgcagcgagacccaggtctcgctgcatcgccccttttcctaatctgccgccattcagataatattctgccttcgtgtttttgcctccaaagtggataacctcacatttatccacattatactgcatctaccatgtatttgcccactcgcctaaactgtccaagtcaccctgccgcctcttagcgtcctcctcacagctcacaccgccacccagtttagtgtcatctgcaaacttggagattttgcactcaattccatcatctaaatcattaatatatattgtaaagagctggggtcccagcactgagccctgcagcactccactaatcactgtctgctattctgaaaagaacccatttatcccgactctctgcttcctgtctgccaatcagttctctatcctcatcagtacattacccccaataccatgtgctttaattttgcacaccaatctcttgtgtgggaccttgtcaaagccttttgaaagtccaaatacacatccactggttctcccttgtccattctactagatacaccctcaaaaaattccagaagatttgtcaagcatgatttccctttcataaatccatgctgacttggaccaatctatcactgctttccaaatgcgctgctatttcatccttaatgattgattccaacatttttcccactactgatgtcaggctaaccggtctataattacccgttttctctctccctcctttttaaaaaaaagtggtgttacattagcaaccctcaagtccataggaactgatacagagtcgatagattgttggaaaattaccaatgcatccgctatttcttgggacacttccttaattactctgggatgtagactatcaggccttgtggatttaccggccttcaatcccgtcaatttcccaaacacaatttccggcctaataaggataaccttcagttcctccttctgtagCCCCTCGGTCCCttggtacatccggaaggttatttgtgtcttcctttgtgaagacagaatgaaagtatttgttcaattggtcagccatttctttgttcactatTATAAATTAAcccgaattcgactgcaagggatctacgtttgtcttcactaatctttttctcttcacatatctatggacgctttttcagtcagtttttatgtttccagcaagcttccccctcttaattaaaccctttatcctcctctgctgaattctaaatttctcccagtcctccagtttgctgctttttctggctaatttatatgacaATGAGTAACTGTGATctaagctcctttattcagactccagagtgctggtacagtgtgggagacctgcttatatacagtgctcctaagggatgctgggatcccttaggactccaacaggtaagccgtcTGCTGGtagtatgcaaccccaggcaacctgtataatacatGACAGGTGGGCCAAGGCAGCAGCATGTTCTGCGACCAATCGCGCTGATTGAGGGTTGGATCCTTAGTCGGactgtcaggtgagtcagtgtgaacccctCTTAAAGAATTTATCTTTTCACAGTTAAATCGAGGTTTGTTTTGGCAACATAAGAGgtgaacatttgtcagtattttgtttctctggagttcctattatgagttccagGCACTTCAGTGCCAAGTCGAATAAAAATTGAAAAGATCATTAATTTCCCTCTTAGcatgtcactgttagttaaaggaacagagattgatttcccctcattatgcattcgtagtagttaaagtaacagccTTCCTAttagtagtgagtcacattctgtgctggaggAGATGGCTGGTGGTTTCAGTCTTTAAAATACTCCTCCACTTGTTGAAATTCCTCCAAAGTATCACCCCTGTCTATCTCTGTGGCCTCCTCCAGCCCAGCAACCCTCTTAACaatttgggtttgttttctttggaacagaggagactgaagggagacgttattgaggtgtataaaattatgaggggtctaaatagagtgcatagaaaggacctatttccgctcacagaggggggtcaacaaccagggggcatagatttaaagtaattggtaggaggtttagaggggaaatttcttcacctagagagtggtgggggtctggtactcactgcctgaaaggttggtcgaggcagaaaccctcatcacatttaaaaaatacttggatgtgtacttgaagtactgtaacctacaaggctacggacaaagagctggaaagtgggattcggctggatagctctctgtcggcctgcgcagacacgatgggcctaaatggcctccttccgtgctgtaaatttctatgcttctataatgagAAACAATTTACAGTGTCGGGGGTCTGTGTTGCTGTTAGTtaaaaggtacagagattgatttaccctcattatgcatctttagtcaTTAAACAAAAACCTTTCCTGttggcagtgagtcacattctgcactgggagagacagCTGGTGGCCTCAACCTTTAAAATACTCCATGTCCAAGTCccaccaaggcctcgcccctcactatctctgcaatctcctccagcccaccaactctcttaataaggagaaacaattttcagtgtcagaaggctcggtaaccagaggtcaccgatttaaggtgattggcaaatgaaccagatgctacacgaGGTGGAAAAATTAAGCAGCCAGATGTTAtggcctggaatgcactgcctgtaagggagatggaagcagattcatgttactttgaaaatagataaatatttgagttggaaagatttgcagggttatgaggcaagagcagcggagtgggaagtagcggcagggatagtggatgcactggttgtaatttgccaaaattccctcgattctggggaggtcctagcaaattggaaaactgcaaatgtaacgcccctatttaaaaaaggaggcagacaaaaagcctaacatctgtggttgggaaagtgttggagtccattattaaagaagcagtagcaggacatttggaaaaacaaagttcggtcaagcagagtcagcatggatttatgaaggggaagtcatgtttgacaaatttgctggaattctttgaggatgtaacgaacagggtggataaaggggaaccagtgtatttggacttccagaaggcatttgacaaggtgccacataaaaggttactgcacaaggtaaaagttcctggggttgggggtaacatatcagcatggatagaggattggctaactaacagaaaacagagaagtgGGATAACTGGTTTATTGTCTGGTTGaccatcagtaactagtggggtgccgcagggatcagtgctggggcctcaactatttacaatttatattagttacttggatgaagagaccgagtgtaacgcggccaaattttctgatgatacaaagatgggtgggaaagcaagttgtaaggaggacacaaataatctacgaATGGGTATCGATAGGCTCAGTGAGCTGGCAAAAAtctggcaaaaatctggcagatggactataatgtggtaaaatgtcaggttatcctctttggtaggaaaaataaaaaagtaaattattattcaaatgtgacaattacaaaatgctgtagtacagaaggatctgggggttcttggacatgaaactcaaaaagttagtatgcaggtacagtaagtaatcaggaaggcaaatggaatgatgggggatggtataaaagtagggaagtcctgctacaactgcacagggcattggtaagaccacacctggagtactgcgcacagtttaggtctggacttgtctccattcccgtgccaaggggattgctacaccagacgggaagggcaacatttggggacacggattccccaccaattcccattccccttctttctggtggataatggagggatcactgtgtgtaatgtgcaagtcagtaagaattgtcagcaagttcTTTCTAATTTTATTCAGTGAAAACTTTGACACGATTGTAGATTTTATACCAAAGGTCAATTTAAAATTAAAGTAAACGTTCATAATTTTATtccaaactgaatttctgttgagagtcgctgaattaaggagaaagataacacacagcatttcttaaatggacactgcagccccgagaacacaatcagcaatatatacagaatattaaagtccagcccagttatagggttattacatcagcagaaacaaaccccaattgtcagaatgaacatggttcagtcaggatgtgattaacagcagtaataacagcagattccaacccctgcagtcatttgtgaactcgctggtgtgtcagcagggtggatgaccaagtgaatcccttcccacactcagggcaggtgaacggcctctccccagtgtgaattcgctggtgtctcagcagggtggatgactgagtgaatgccttcctacactcagagcaggtgaatggcctctccccagtgtgaactagcCGGTGTGTCAGCACGTGggttgaacaagtgaatcccttcccacactcagagcaggtgaatggcctctcctcattgtgaactcgctggtgtgtcagcagggtggatgactcagtgaatcccttcccacactcagagcaggtgaatggtctctccatagtgtgaattcgctggtgtttcagcagggtggaggactgagtgaatcccttcccacactcagagcaggtgaacggcctctccccagtgtgaactcgctggtgtgactgtaGATGGGATAatcgagtgaatcctttcccacactcacagcaggtgaacggcctctccccagtttgaCTGCGTTGATGAACTTCCAGCTCAGATGGttttctgaatcccttcccacagtcaccacatttccacggtttctccatggtgcgggtatccttgtgactctccatgtttggacgatcagttgaagcctcacccacgcacacaacacgtttacagtttctctgcAATTTGAATGGTGCAATGTTCATTTAGGCTGTGCAACtgctaaagctctttccacagtcaatgcactggaacactcactcgggtgtgtgtgtctcggtgcttttccagtcacactgatatttgaaatctttacccacaggcagaacagacaaacattcctccttccactttcaaaggccgatgatattcaggtcctgatgaatcgattgtctccgtcagatcttgacgcaaCGTTtgatttgtgtttcctgtctgaaaatctaacCTTCTAAAAAGCTgtgaaaggagataacaaaactcatcactgtcagtacaagacagaaattcagaatagacacatcaagtttccatggaacattctttcctctcttgttcttccaaagctgtaaagcctgtcccacacattgtccctcctgctgtgctgaaatccaaacccatcgcacatttctagactgtttctcctccactcccagttttcaccaccaattctggctgggttcagaaatacactcactcactggtacacttccttctcctcacCTGCagctgctgacactggctgggttcagttctacactcactggttctcctctcctaaaggagctgactctggccgtgttcaggtctacactcataagaacataagaacataagaattaggaacaggagtaggccatatagcccctcgagcctgctccgccattcaacaagatcatggctgatctgaccgtggactcagctccacttacccgtccgctccccataacccttaattcccttattggttaaaaatctatcgatcggtgacttgaatacattcaatgagctagcctcaactgcttccttgggcagagaattccacagatttacaaccctctgggaggagaaattccttcttaactcggttgtaaattggctcccccgtattttgaggctgtgccccctagttcgagtctccccgaccagtggaaacaacctctgtgcctctatcttgtctatccctttcattattttaaatgtttccataagatcacccctcatccttctgaactctaacgagtaaagacccagtctactcaatctatcatcataaggtaaccccgcctcatctccggaatcagcccagtgaatcgtctctgtaccccctccaaagctagtatatccttctttaagtaaggtgaccaaagctgcacgcagtactccaggtgcggcctcaccaataccccatacagttacatagaaacacagaaaataggtgcaggagtaggccattcagcccttcgagcctgcaccgccattcaatgagttcatggctgaacatgaaacttcagtacccccttcctgctttctcgccataccccttgatcccccgagtagtaaggacttcatctaactcccttttgaatatatttagtgaattggcctcaactattttctgtggtagagaattccacaggttcaccactctctgggtgaagaagtttctcctcatctcggtcctaaatggcttaccccttatccttagactgtgacccctggttctggacttccccaacattgggaacattcttcctgcatctaacctgtctaaacccgtcagaattttaaacatttccatgaggtcccctctcattcttctgaactccagtgaatacaagcccagttgatccagtctttcttgataggtcagtcccgccatcccgggaatcagtctggtgaatcttcgctgcactccctcaacagcaagaatgtccttcctcaagttaggagaccaaaactgtccacaatactccaggtgtggcctcaccaaggccctgtacaactgtagcaacacctccctgcccctgtattcaaatcccctcgctatgaaggccaacatgcc
Protein-coding sequences here:
- the LOC139252425 gene encoding zinc finger protein 239-like; translated protein: MNIAPFKLQRNCKRVVCVGEASTDRPNMESHKDTRTMEKPWKCGDCGKGFRKPSELEVHQRSQTGERPFTCCECGKGFTRLSHLQSHQRVHTGERPFTCSECGKGFTQSSTLLKHQRIHTMERPFTCSECGKGFTESSTLLTHQRVHNEERPFTCSECGKGFTCSTHVLTHRLVHTGERPFTCSECRKAFTQSSTLLRHQRIHTGERPFTCPECGKG